One Nostoc sp. UHCC 0302 DNA window includes the following coding sequences:
- a CDS encoding chromophore lyase CpcT/CpeT: MNKFKTYTFTVLFSTLAFAQASRAAAVTASLTAQTNELVQLFTGFFDNSQQVASNPLVPPITISTCNVQAPGTTKSDATQYVYLEQKSSGFERIRFYTFTQGNSTVDASIQSFVNPNILSGLCNKPEQQRAIDSSNLIPGSCNLVFTLESSRRYTGKNASVDGCPTSTGGKVISTLTIFDGGIDSVDKIFDNKGNLVVNTPIKFDKISSVPEPSLALGLLAFSISVAIAKPYKCKDEV; the protein is encoded by the coding sequence ATGAATAAATTCAAAACATATACTTTTACGGTTTTATTTTCCACGCTAGCGTTTGCCCAAGCAAGTCGTGCGGCTGCCGTTACTGCGTCGTTAACAGCACAAACTAACGAACTGGTGCAATTATTTACTGGTTTTTTTGATAATTCTCAACAAGTAGCAAGTAATCCTCTTGTTCCACCAATTACTATATCTACTTGTAACGTACAAGCTCCCGGTACTACCAAAAGTGATGCAACGCAGTACGTTTATCTAGAACAAAAAAGCTCAGGTTTTGAGCGTATACGTTTTTATACTTTTACTCAGGGAAATTCTACAGTTGATGCCAGTATTCAAAGTTTTGTCAATCCCAATATTTTGAGTGGATTATGCAATAAACCTGAACAACAGAGAGCTATCGATAGTAGTAATCTAATTCCAGGGAGTTGCAATCTTGTATTTACGTTAGAATCAAGCCGACGTTATACGGGGAAAAACGCTTCTGTTGATGGTTGCCCAACAAGTACCGGAGGCAAGGTGATATCCACGCTAACTATTTTTGATGGTGGTATTGATTCAGTAGATAAAATCTTTGATAACAAGGGAAACTTAGTAGTTAATACGCCAATTAAGTTTGATAAAATTAGCTCTGTCCCAGAACCATCTTTAGCTTTAGGGCTGCTAGCGTTTAGCATTTCTGTGGCAATAGCAAAGCCTTATAAATGTAAAGATGAAGTTTGA